One region of Vespula vulgaris chromosome 9, iyVesVulg1.1, whole genome shotgun sequence genomic DNA includes:
- the LOC127066576 gene encoding uncharacterized protein LOC127066576 — MEDEDFGFTKRDNRALVKILTVEKEEGHTQKERGPSSAPTRAAAAGGSGGDSNRGRSKTAPSSVPNNAPNIPNVVEYHLKVKPPSKLNKLEEQPRSNHKEEMKKDLLSVTENKKDLIAQLSRLSIDNNVFEGSTDLPQVFQVKYLGSHDARGLWGIKHTRQPVDNMVTSAKALPTNTMLPLIKLVVSQEGVALLPLDKRKQEGNIARMYAIETISYGVQDLVYTRVFSMIVVRDTDNFRRVSPFECHGFVCESKHHARQLTYALATAFEIYSRKVKFQDKTNSENVVSNTKKRFAIDLRTPEEIEADLCMDSEA, encoded by the exons ATGGAAGACGAAGATTTTGGATTTACAAAAAGGGACAACAGAGCCCTAGTGAAGATCCTAACCgttgagaaagaggaagggcaTACACAAAAGGAGAGAGGACCGTCCTCAGCGCCGACGAGGGCTGCGGCCGCCGGTGGAAGCGGTGGAGACAGCAATCGTGGCCGTTCCAAGACCGCCCCCTCGTCAGTTCCAAACAACGCGCCGAACATACCGAACGTCGTCGAATATCATCTCAAAGTAAAGCCACCTTCTAAACTCAACAAACTCGAAGAACAACCC agaaGCAAtcataaagaagaaatgaagaaagattTGTTGTCCGTAACGGAAAATAAGAAGGACCTGATAGCACAATTATCTCGTCTGTCGATCGACAACAATGTGTTCGAAGGGTCGACTGATTTGCCGCAGGTGTTTCAG GTAAAATACTTGGGATCTCACGATGCAAGGGGCCTCTGGGGTATAAAACATACGAGACAACCGGTCGATAACATGGTAACCTCGGCTAAAGCATTACCGACCAATACGATGCTGCCTTTGATCAAGTTAGTGGTATCCCAAGAAGGAGTAGCACTTTTACCACTCGACAAAAGGAAGCAGGAAGGCAACATAGCTAGAATGTACGCCATCGAAACTATTTCCTATGGTGTTCAGGATCTCGTTTATACCAGGGTATTCTCGATGATCGTTGTTCGTGATACAGATAACTTTCGTAGGGTATCACCCTTCGAGTGTCATGGCTTCGTTTGCGAATCGAAACATCATGCCAGACAACTCACTTATGCACTTGCCACTGCATTTGAGATTTACTCGAGAAAAGTCAAGTTCCAAGATAAGACTAATTCTGAAAACGTTGTCAGTAATACTAAGAAAAGATTTGCCATCGATCTCAGAACTCCTGAAGAAATCGAAGCTGATCTTTGTATGGATTCTGAAGCGTGA
- the LOC127066577 gene encoding U-scoloptoxin(01)-Er1a-like, giving the protein MNRFVFIQILCAFVLAIHAFPQQPKSKRPIPVFKQNQLGGLQLPDNATLIRDNIVDTFSCKERIYGYYADMENDCQIFHVCLPQTRNVAKWSFICPSETVFNQATFVCTRTEESIPCEESEKYYSLNEEIGKEEENTEEETTRSLPVNADVEPVTNKPFSRTSRILSRQGSSQRY; this is encoded by the exons ATGAATCGATTCGTATTTATCCAAATTTTGTGTGCTTTCGTATTAGCGATACACGCGTTTCCTCAACAACCAAAATCCAAAAGACCTATACCCGTGTTTAAA CAAAATCAATTAGGTGGATTACAATTACCAGACAATGCGACACTCATACGAGACAACATCGTAGATACATTTTCCtgcaaagaaagaatttatggATATTACGCTGATATGGAAAATGATTGTCAAATATTTCACGTTTGTCTACCACAGACGAGAAATGTCGCTAAATGGAGTTTCATTTGCCCTTCTGAAACGGTTTTCAATcag GCCACTTTCGTATGCACGCGAACGGAAGAATCTATACCGTGCGAGGAATCGGAAAAATATTACAGTTTGAACGAAGAAATTGGtaaggaggaagaaaatacCGAAGAAGAGACTACCAGATCTCTTCCAGTAAATGCTGACGTCGAGCCAGTGACAAACAAACCATTTTCGAGAACTTCGAGAATTTTAAGTCGACAAGGATCGTCTCAACGTTATtga